The Petrotoga sibirica DSM 13575 genome contains a region encoding:
- a CDS encoding DUF4910 domain-containing protein, with protein MIDLKDIFYEFSSRNVLELIRKISDFHRAKGSLEYSKAIEIIQNYLKNSTLLTFPMNKTYNTWQSPPSWNLKGGYLKYQKGKYIVSDLSLTPISAIFLSDKTDGIEKLKVFDVGKGEKEEDYKNFESGNAVLADGNPTLVYHYAVEKFNARCVLSYYMKAQDKSIGRTPELLPNTINYTSFPSFKNKYAFGYALSYDQFQELREKLKKGKVYIEAFLDADQGTNTLEVLQENIGKDADQPAIILTAHLCHPKPGANDNASGSALLAEIMRVLEKFQDQLNRKIIGLWVAEMYGTAAYLTTEFPKNAYVINLDMVGEDQFKTGSTLKLTASPWAIPSFLAELLYVNLEYPAFRLSFERYSGGSDHYMFSDPSLGIPAVSLTNWPDRYYHSSDDTVDKCSKDTLDWIGKAVLKSIYDLDNMSEEVLAQVKGKIINNHFKLVNAQSKLITNYVNYMTYLKLKQLSKYGDVEEELIEFFKEKIDFDLIPSQKRKVRKNIGPISDSWHNIEDIKWMNQIREKIPNFRDFMDVFLNIFELGFSKEDAILIAKAELGIEEDLKSEVEHYLQRLKEEKLIEI; from the coding sequence ATGATAGATTTAAAAGATATATTTTACGAATTTTCCTCAAGAAATGTACTTGAATTAATCAGAAAAATCTCTGATTTTCACAGAGCAAAAGGTAGCTTGGAATATTCCAAGGCGATAGAAATAATTCAAAATTATTTGAAAAATTCAACATTGTTGACCTTTCCTATGAATAAAACTTACAACACGTGGCAAAGTCCTCCAAGCTGGAATCTAAAGGGGGGTTATTTAAAATATCAAAAGGGGAAATACATAGTTTCTGATCTATCTCTAACACCTATCTCAGCAATATTTCTATCAGATAAAACAGATGGCATAGAGAAACTGAAAGTCTTCGATGTAGGAAAAGGAGAAAAAGAGGAAGACTACAAAAATTTTGAATCAGGAAATGCGGTATTGGCTGATGGCAATCCCACCTTAGTCTACCACTATGCTGTAGAAAAATTCAACGCGAGGTGTGTCCTCAGTTATTACATGAAAGCTCAGGATAAATCCATAGGAAGAACTCCAGAACTCTTACCCAATACCATTAATTATACTTCTTTCCCGAGTTTTAAAAATAAGTACGCCTTTGGTTACGCTTTATCTTATGATCAATTTCAAGAATTAAGGGAAAAGCTTAAAAAAGGAAAAGTTTACATAGAAGCCTTTTTAGATGCAGATCAAGGAACAAATACCCTAGAAGTCTTACAAGAAAACATAGGTAAAGATGCCGATCAACCAGCTATTATTTTAACTGCTCATCTGTGTCATCCAAAACCGGGAGCCAACGACAATGCAAGCGGCTCAGCACTACTGGCAGAAATAATGAGAGTATTAGAAAAATTCCAAGACCAATTAAACAGAAAAATCATTGGTCTTTGGGTAGCAGAGATGTACGGTACAGCCGCTTATTTAACAACAGAATTCCCAAAAAACGCTTACGTTATAAACTTAGATATGGTGGGAGAAGATCAATTTAAAACAGGGTCTACTCTTAAATTAACTGCATCCCCCTGGGCAATACCTTCTTTTTTAGCGGAACTTCTTTATGTGAACTTAGAATATCCTGCTTTTAGATTATCTTTCGAAAGATATTCAGGAGGTTCTGATCATTACATGTTTTCAGACCCCAGCTTGGGAATACCTGCTGTGTCATTAACAAATTGGCCCGATAGATATTACCATTCAAGCGACGACACGGTTGATAAATGTTCAAAAGACACCCTTGACTGGATAGGAAAAGCTGTGTTAAAAAGTATCTACGATCTAGACAACATGAGTGAAGAAGTTTTGGCACAAGTAAAAGGCAAAATTATAAACAATCATTTCAAGTTAGTCAATGCTCAAAGCAAACTTATCACCAATTATGTAAACTACATGACATACCTAAAGCTAAAGCAACTCTCTAAATATGGAGATGTTGAAGAAGAATTAATTGAATTTTTTAAAGAAAAAATTGACTTTGATTTGATCCCTTCACAAAAAAGAAAGGTAAGAAAAAATATTGGACCGATTTCTGATTCGTGGCACAATATCGAAGATATAAAATGGATGAACCAAATTAGAGAAAAAATACCTAACTTTAGAGATTTCATGGATGTATTTTTAAATATATTTGAACTAGGATTTTCAAAAGAAGATGCTATTTTAATTGCAAAAGCAGAGTTGGGAATTGAGGAAGATTTAAAATCTGAAGTTGAGCATTATTTGCAAAGATTAAAAGAAGAAAAATTAATCGAAATATAA
- a CDS encoding carbohydrate ABC transporter permease: MTRKKRRKLVGLLFVLPGLISYFAWTLYPIIKSFIMSLYKWNINPNIPNKFIGLKNYTQLFQDLKFYVALKNTIFYTLITVPGQMIFGFLVALLLNRKMKGQTLFRLLYYLPVITSWVIVSILFQYLFAARGGLVNFLLKDLLHIIQKDVPWLSNPKTAMIPIYTLGIWKGIGWSMLIFLAGLQGIPKQLYEAASLDGANSWQTTTKITLPLMVPTIVFELVMLTIGGFNVFLSVYVMTGGGPMGSTEVLSSYMFKEAFDYFHFGYGSAISVIFFLIVFTIAQIQRKLLAKRSF; the protein is encoded by the coding sequence ATGACTAGGAAAAAGAGAAGAAAATTGGTGGGCCTTCTTTTTGTCTTGCCTGGTTTGATCAGTTATTTTGCGTGGACTTTGTACCCGATTATAAAAAGTTTTATTATGAGTTTATATAAATGGAATATTAATCCTAATATTCCTAATAAATTTATTGGCTTAAAAAATTATACCCAATTATTTCAAGATCTAAAATTTTATGTAGCTCTTAAGAATACGATTTTTTATACACTAATTACGGTTCCTGGACAAATGATTTTTGGCTTTTTAGTAGCTCTCCTTTTAAATAGAAAAATGAAAGGTCAAACTTTATTTCGGTTGCTGTACTATTTGCCTGTCATCACTTCTTGGGTAATAGTCTCAATATTGTTTCAATATCTCTTTGCTGCAAGAGGAGGTTTAGTAAACTTTCTATTAAAAGACTTGCTTCATATAATACAGAAGGATGTTCCATGGCTATCCAACCCAAAAACAGCAATGATACCTATTTACACATTGGGCATATGGAAAGGCATAGGGTGGTCGATGCTTATTTTCTTAGCCGGACTTCAGGGAATACCTAAACAACTTTACGAAGCGGCTTCTTTAGACGGAGCTAATAGCTGGCAAACCACAACTAAAATTACTTTACCTTTAATGGTACCCACAATTGTGTTCGAACTTGTCATGCTTACAATTGGCGGATTTAATGTTTTTCTTTCGGTTTACGTTATGACTGGCGGGGGACCGATGGGATCAACGGAGGTCTTGTCTTCATATATGTTTAAAGAAGCCTTCGATTACTTCCATTTTGGTTACGGGTCAGCAATATCAGTAATTTTCTTCCTTATTGTTTTTACCATAGCTCAAATCCAAAGGAAACTATTAGCTAAAAGAAGTTTCTAA
- a CDS encoding glycogen synthase gives MKIAYVSYEVSPFAKAGGLADVAGALPKYIKNAGEEIYVIMPFHKNIENNFEISKFQLVKTGLVPDSHTHKSPFSVYKSYLEGSSVVIYFIKTDSLYDSKNIYDEENIFLKTSYFCDSALKTIKECEPDTNVINVNDWHTSLIPVYLKTYYLQDNILKKIATILTIHNIGYQGLFSPDVLNQAGLPTYLFNMNALEYYGKVNVLKGGILFSNIINTVSPTYAKEIQSEEYGYGLEGVLKVRSEDLFGILNGIDYSIYDPLKDTHIFHPIKSYEDKLKNKTSLQEHLGLAKDESKTLISFIGRLFDQKGINLISKIIDMLLLTDIQFVLLGTGDKKYEEYFATLTKLYPKKISINITFDVDLAQKIYAGSDIFLMPSKYEPCGLGQMYSMRYGTVPVVRYTGGLKDTVSEYNPKDKKGTGFGFYEYQEADLLYTLMNAIFFHQKRKDDWTNIFENCMKEDFSYEKTAKKYIELYKIALDKKRGY, from the coding sequence ATGAAAATAGCTTACGTATCCTACGAAGTTTCCCCATTTGCTAAAGCCGGAGGTTTGGCAGACGTAGCTGGGGCCCTACCAAAATATATTAAAAATGCAGGAGAAGAAATATACGTTATAATGCCTTTTCATAAAAACATAGAAAATAATTTTGAAATTTCTAAATTTCAGCTTGTAAAAACAGGCTTAGTACCTGATTCACATACACATAAGTCCCCTTTTAGTGTCTATAAAAGTTATTTAGAAGGTTCCTCTGTAGTAATTTATTTCATAAAAACCGATTCTCTCTATGATTCAAAAAACATATATGATGAAGAAAATATCTTTTTGAAGACTTCGTACTTCTGTGATTCTGCTTTAAAAACTATAAAAGAATGTGAACCAGACACAAACGTTATCAACGTAAACGACTGGCACACTTCTCTTATACCTGTATATCTAAAAACCTATTATTTACAAGACAATATATTAAAAAAGATAGCCACGATATTAACTATTCACAACATAGGTTATCAAGGGCTTTTTAGCCCTGATGTGTTAAATCAGGCTGGATTACCAACTTACCTCTTCAACATGAACGCTCTGGAATATTATGGAAAAGTAAATGTGTTGAAAGGCGGAATTTTGTTCAGTAATATAATAAATACCGTGAGTCCCACGTATGCAAAAGAAATACAAAGCGAAGAATACGGTTATGGACTAGAAGGTGTATTAAAGGTTCGATCTGAAGATTTGTTTGGTATATTAAACGGCATTGACTACAGTATTTATGACCCCTTAAAAGATACTCATATTTTCCATCCCATTAAATCATACGAAGACAAGTTAAAAAATAAAACAAGTTTGCAAGAACACCTAGGTCTCGCTAAGGATGAAAGTAAAACCCTAATCTCTTTTATTGGTAGACTCTTTGATCAAAAAGGAATCAATTTAATTTCAAAAATAATAGACATGTTGCTACTCACTGATATTCAATTTGTACTATTAGGAACAGGAGATAAAAAATATGAAGAGTATTTTGCTACCTTGACAAAGCTTTATCCAAAAAAGATATCCATCAACATAACCTTCGATGTCGATCTAGCTCAAAAGATATACGCTGGATCTGATATATTTTTAATGCCCTCTAAGTATGAACCATGTGGATTAGGCCAAATGTACTCAATGAGATACGGTACCGTTCCTGTTGTAAGATACACAGGGGGGTTGAAGGATACGGTCTCGGAATACAACCCAAAAGATAAAAAAGGAACAGGATTCGGATTTTATGAATACCAAGAAGCCGATTTATTGTACACGTTAATGAATGCCATATTCTTTCATCAAAAAAGAAAAGATGACTGGACTAATATTTTTGAAAACTGTATGAAAGAAGATTTCTCTTACGAAAAAACCGCTAAGAAATACATCGAATTATACAAAATTGCCCTTGACAAAAAACGGGGTTATTAG
- a CDS encoding extracellular solute-binding protein has product MKKAFFLLVVVLISTFMLAQVKEVIFWHSYSTASGEYKLLTEEIIPEFEKEHPDIKITEVQVPYDEMRRRLIVSTAAAQYPDVMRMDIIWVPQFADIGVLLPVDEEFPKDFQQIKDDFLPGPLATNYWKGHYYGVPLDTNTRVLLWNREMFEESGLTSPPTNMAEFIKYIKTLTKDTDGDGQIDQWGFADTGFGPWNSMAWIYSFGGQILDPTNSKAKGYVNAPESVEALKTFKDLYNQGYIAPIGGGGIGVLEGYAEGIYAMTFDGPWSWSIIKGQYPDAEINYSLIPAGKGGSKSVVGGEDIVIFNSTKYKEEAWEFVKFLTSKDVQLKFATVGQMPILNGLLDEPEIKEHPFFPVYLKQLETAVPRSPHPAWNEINDILDSAWQNAVIGGVEAQDALDNAAYEIEEILNDYR; this is encoded by the coding sequence ATGAAAAAAGCATTCTTTTTGTTGGTTGTGGTACTTATTAGCACCTTCATGTTAGCTCAGGTTAAGGAAGTTATTTTTTGGCATAGTTATTCTACTGCTTCTGGAGAGTATAAACTATTAACTGAAGAAATTATACCGGAATTTGAAAAAGAACATCCTGATATTAAAATTACAGAAGTTCAAGTTCCTTACGATGAAATGAGAAGAAGATTGATCGTAAGCACAGCAGCTGCACAATACCCTGACGTTATGAGGATGGATATTATCTGGGTCCCACAATTTGCTGATATTGGCGTCTTATTGCCAGTCGATGAAGAATTTCCTAAGGATTTTCAACAAATTAAAGATGATTTTTTACCTGGCCCACTGGCTACAAATTACTGGAAAGGTCACTATTATGGAGTTCCTTTGGATACAAATACAAGAGTTTTGTTATGGAACCGTGAAATGTTTGAAGAAAGTGGATTAACTTCGCCTCCAACAAATATGGCAGAATTTATTAAATATATCAAAACTTTAACCAAAGATACTGATGGAGACGGACAGATTGACCAATGGGGTTTTGCAGATACTGGTTTCGGACCATGGAATAGTATGGCTTGGATATATTCTTTTGGTGGTCAAATCCTTGATCCAACAAATTCGAAGGCAAAAGGATACGTAAATGCACCTGAAAGTGTCGAAGCTTTAAAAACATTTAAAGATTTATACAATCAAGGCTATATTGCTCCTATCGGAGGAGGGGGAATTGGTGTATTAGAAGGATATGCTGAAGGTATTTATGCTATGACCTTTGATGGCCCATGGTCTTGGAGTATTATAAAAGGTCAGTATCCCGATGCAGAAATTAATTATTCCCTCATTCCTGCTGGTAAAGGCGGATCCAAGTCTGTTGTCGGCGGTGAAGACATAGTTATTTTCAACTCTACTAAATACAAAGAAGAAGCATGGGAATTTGTAAAATTCTTGACCTCAAAGGATGTTCAGCTAAAATTTGCAACTGTAGGTCAGATGCCAATATTGAATGGATTACTTGACGAACCTGAAATTAAAGAACATCCATTCTTCCCAGTTTATCTAAAACAATTAGAAACAGCAGTTCCTCGCTCCCCTCATCCTGCTTGGAACGAAATCAACGATATTTTGGATAGTGCCTGGCAAAATGCGGTCATAGGAGGAGTAGAGGCACAGGATGCTTTAGATAACGCCGCTTATGAAATTGAAGAAATTCTGAATGACTATAGATAA
- the galT gene encoding galactose-1-phosphate uridylyltransferase — protein MMELRKDPIIKRWVIISSERSKRPMDFKKQHQKIETSFCPFDYGNEYSTPEEIIAFRDANSTPNSPGWWVRVVPNKFPALHSENELKKQGIGIYDQMSGYGYHEVIIETPQHNAKFANMPIDQMKEIIWAYIKRFQTIRKDKNIKYIQIFKNKGEEAGASLSHPHSQLIATPIVPITIKSEIEGSKSYYEFRERCVYCDIINQELKDKQRVVFKTDEFIVIEPYASRFPYETWILPLKHSHDFGSLENEPTSVEDLAKTLSIITKRFDKKLDDPPFNLFIHTSPFIDGLELYYHWHIEILPRLTNVAGFEWGTGFHINHVSPEQACSDLIEEKDIL, from the coding sequence ATGATGGAATTGAGAAAAGATCCTATAATAAAAAGATGGGTTATCATATCTTCCGAAAGATCGAAAAGGCCCATGGATTTCAAAAAACAGCATCAAAAAATAGAAACTTCCTTCTGCCCTTTCGATTATGGAAATGAATACAGTACTCCGGAAGAAATAATAGCATTTAGAGACGCTAACTCTACTCCAAACTCCCCAGGATGGTGGGTTCGTGTTGTGCCAAATAAATTTCCAGCACTCCACTCTGAAAACGAACTGAAAAAACAAGGTATCGGGATATACGACCAAATGTCTGGTTATGGATACCATGAAGTAATAATAGAAACTCCACAACATAACGCAAAATTTGCAAATATGCCAATAGATCAAATGAAAGAAATAATATGGGCTTACATAAAAAGGTTTCAAACAATAAGAAAAGACAAAAACATAAAATACATTCAAATATTCAAAAACAAGGGGGAAGAGGCTGGTGCTTCTCTTTCACATCCACACTCACAACTTATTGCCACTCCTATCGTTCCTATCACGATTAAATCGGAAATAGAAGGATCCAAATCTTATTATGAGTTTCGAGAAAGATGTGTCTATTGTGATATAATAAACCAGGAGTTAAAAGACAAACAAAGGGTAGTTTTCAAAACAGATGAGTTTATTGTTATAGAACCTTACGCCTCCAGATTTCCATACGAAACATGGATACTTCCACTAAAACATTCACATGACTTTGGATCCTTAGAAAACGAACCGACATCAGTTGAAGATCTAGCAAAAACTCTTTCTATTATAACCAAAAGGTTTGATAAAAAACTCGACGATCCACCATTTAATCTATTCATCCACACTTCACCGTTTATAGACGGACTGGAACTATATTATCATTGGCATATAGAAATATTACCTAGATTAACTAATGTCGCTGGTTTTGAATGGGGCACAGGCTTCCATATTAACCATGTTTCTCCCGAACAAGCCTGCAGTGACCTCATAGAAGAAAAAGACATTCTTTAA
- a CDS encoding carbohydrate ABC transporter permease: MQRKKSKKIINIIVFCILILGAIIMTFPFYYMFITSLKETSYIFTVPPQLIPKPATFQNYITVWKETDFARYFVNSVTITLPAIILNVLLSTLTAYGFARYNFPGKETFFSLLIATLAVPGLLLIIPQFDIVSKIRWLMDNKITLILTGGIGGIAFNAFFLRGFFEAMPVEYEESAELDGANAWQRFIYIVFPQALPPVGALTIMSFLGIWDDYFWPSLILTSKNNWTLPIGIMTFKGQFSVQWNVLFAGTMISLAPVLVVYVLFQKYFIQSVSEGGLKL, from the coding sequence ATGCAAAGAAAAAAATCAAAAAAAATAATTAACATAATTGTTTTTTGTATTTTAATTTTAGGAGCAATAATAATGACTTTTCCATTCTACTATATGTTTATAACTTCCTTAAAGGAAACAAGTTATATTTTCACCGTTCCACCTCAATTAATCCCTAAGCCTGCCACATTCCAAAATTATATAACCGTCTGGAAAGAAACAGATTTTGCCAGATACTTTGTAAATAGCGTTACCATAACGCTTCCTGCAATTATTTTGAATGTTCTATTATCCACTTTAACGGCATATGGATTTGCAAGGTATAATTTTCCGGGAAAAGAAACTTTTTTCTCCCTTCTAATTGCTACTTTAGCCGTACCGGGATTACTTCTCATAATTCCTCAATTCGACATTGTTAGTAAAATAAGATGGTTGATGGATAACAAAATTACACTTATTTTAACAGGAGGCATAGGAGGGATTGCATTCAACGCCTTTTTTTTGAGAGGATTTTTTGAGGCTATGCCTGTTGAATACGAAGAAAGTGCAGAATTGGATGGAGCCAATGCCTGGCAGAGATTTATTTATATAGTTTTCCCACAAGCTCTCCCTCCTGTAGGAGCGTTAACTATAATGTCTTTTTTGGGAATATGGGATGACTATTTTTGGCCATCTTTGATATTAACTTCAAAGAACAATTGGACATTGCCTATCGGTATAATGACTTTCAAAGGTCAATTTAGCGTTCAATGGAATGTTTTATTTGCAGGAACTATGATTTCTTTGGCACCCGTACTAGTAGTTTATGTCCTCTTCCAAAAGTATTTTATACAATCAGTTTCTGAAGGAGGTTTAAAACTTTGA
- a CDS encoding glycoside hydrolase family 66 protein codes for MRKKIIFLSFYNLLLFVSIFGGESMDILFDKSFYYPNDSINLRLLNLPNETKKIKIVITKDIQTINELSMNISKVGEIMQISLKAPSKVGGYGLDFYVNDNLILSRGLSVLNSWTESPRYGFLTDFGEGRFNTEKTMDYLAQYHINSLQYYDWMYDYGYLVAKKENYKDAWNRERNISNSVLKELIREGHENNIFSMAYVPIYGVERNLGSDHPEWLLYEIKGENYEPVDFYQKILITNTYQDSGWTKFLIQQCKETLNFGFDGIHLDQYGYPKDYASFYLEDNEYKPYITSKGFKEFINELKQQTEAPVIFNYVNNWPKEIQSQTKADMIYIEPWESCNTYEDMYKMIKEAKERSKKDVITAAYINPSFEENITLTDAVIAISGGRRLELGEYMLILGGPYFPGDADIVSQDLLNKLRNYYDYQVRYEELFDILEKEVELKGNNLSLNPKKDSIWYNVKMNSKYVFINLVNFVGISTDFWRMKTKKPNTINDIEIFIPLNNIKNVYFASADNQLFFSKIDFSETENGLIVKVPTIEYWSTILMELE; via the coding sequence TTGCGTAAGAAAATCATATTTTTAAGCTTTTACAACTTGCTTTTATTCGTATCAATATTTGGAGGTGAAAGTATGGACATTTTGTTTGATAAATCATTTTATTATCCAAATGATTCTATAAATCTAAGATTGTTGAATCTTCCTAACGAAACTAAAAAAATTAAAATTGTTATAACTAAAGATATTCAAACAATCAATGAATTAAGTATGAACATATCTAAAGTGGGAGAAATCATGCAAATATCTTTAAAAGCTCCTTCTAAAGTTGGAGGGTATGGATTAGACTTTTATGTAAATGATAATCTGATCTTAAGCAGGGGCCTTTCGGTTTTAAATTCATGGACTGAGTCGCCTCGCTATGGGTTTTTAACAGATTTTGGCGAAGGAAGATTTAACACCGAAAAAACGATGGATTATTTAGCCCAATACCATATCAACTCTTTGCAATATTACGATTGGATGTATGATTATGGATATCTAGTTGCTAAAAAAGAAAATTACAAAGATGCCTGGAATAGAGAAAGAAATATATCAAATTCTGTTTTAAAAGAATTAATTAGAGAAGGGCATGAAAATAATATTTTTTCTATGGCTTATGTCCCTATTTACGGTGTAGAAAGAAATCTTGGCTCAGACCATCCCGAGTGGTTGTTATACGAAATAAAAGGTGAGAATTATGAACCGGTTGATTTTTATCAAAAAATTTTAATCACAAATACTTATCAAGATTCAGGTTGGACAAAATTTCTTATACAACAATGTAAAGAAACTTTAAATTTTGGATTTGATGGGATACATTTAGATCAATATGGATACCCTAAAGATTATGCATCTTTTTACTTAGAAGATAACGAATATAAACCTTACATAACATCTAAAGGTTTTAAGGAATTCATAAATGAATTGAAACAGCAAACAGAAGCTCCTGTAATCTTTAATTATGTTAATAATTGGCCTAAGGAAATTCAATCTCAAACTAAAGCAGACATGATTTATATTGAACCTTGGGAATCATGTAATACATATGAAGATATGTACAAAATGATCAAAGAAGCTAAGGAAAGAAGCAAAAAGGATGTCATAACTGCTGCTTACATTAATCCCTCTTTTGAAGAAAATATTACTTTGACCGATGCTGTTATTGCAATAAGTGGTGGAAGAAGATTAGAACTGGGAGAATATATGTTAATACTTGGAGGACCCTATTTCCCTGGTGACGCAGATATTGTAAGTCAAGATTTACTAAATAAACTTAGGAATTACTACGATTACCAAGTAAGATATGAAGAATTATTTGATATCCTTGAAAAAGAAGTAGAATTAAAAGGAAATAATTTATCTTTGAACCCAAAAAAAGATTCTATATGGTACAATGTTAAGATGAATTCTAAGTATGTTTTCATTAATCTTGTCAATTTCGTAGGGATAAGCACAGACTTTTGGAGAATGAAAACAAAAAAACCCAATACAATCAATGATATAGAAATTTTTATTCCTTTAAACAATATTAAAAATGTATATTTTGCTTCAGCTGATAATCAGTTGTTTTTTTCAAAAATAGATTTTTCAGAAACAGAAAATGGGTTAATTGTAAAAGTTCCAACAATTGAATATTGGTCAACTATTCTGATGGAATTAGAATAA
- a CDS encoding CBS domain-containing protein, with the protein MMYVKLWQNDTFQTIEYTENLQKAFDKISNEEENLVVLRRDGTLYNLITFNDIATFSSYDLDTKLIEILDPTDSFLFDNDLLEDALVLMLENRARILPVVDNEMHPVGVFGLFEVLKSFKTISAMDETGTRAVIKIDDIPGELNKVLSIFATRKINLLSLMTAKISDKKRMISLKLGIKNIDLISDILDEENIEYEGIYEEKGDKES; encoded by the coding sequence CAAAAAGCCTTTGATAAAATAAGCAATGAAGAAGAAAATCTGGTCGTTTTAAGACGCGATGGAACTTTGTACAACCTCATCACTTTCAACGATATAGCTACATTTTCTTCTTATGATTTAGATACGAAATTAATAGAAATATTAGATCCTACCGATTCTTTTTTATTTGACAATGATTTATTAGAGGATGCGCTAGTTTTGATGTTAGAAAACAGAGCTAGAATTTTACCTGTTGTTGATAATGAAATGCATCCTGTGGGAGTCTTCGGACTTTTTGAAGTATTAAAATCCTTTAAAACAATCTCTGCCATGGACGAAACAGGAACGCGAGCGGTAATAAAGATAGACGACATTCCTGGTGAACTAAATAAAGTTTTAAGCATATTTGCGACCCGAAAAATCAACCTTCTTTCTCTAATGACAGCCAAAATAAGTGATAAAAAAAGAATGATCAGTCTAAAACTTGGTATTAAAAATATTGATCTCATTTCTGATATATTAGATGAGGAAAATATAGAGTATGAAGGTATATACGAAGAAAAGGGAGATAAAGAAAGCTGA
- a CDS encoding ROK family protein, translating to MALVGSRELIRDINEKTILKEIFLEKKIDRASLARKTSLSGGTVTKITSDLLKKGLIRVVGESNSTGGRKPILLCINPDFGNILGVKIGLGYLQLIITDLTGNILSQERTEFGEEFDPHKISCLIKEYVEQKSKNNLVGASVAVSGTIDSTKGVVLDSFILNWKNVELGKILKNILKVPVYIINDVDSFTLAHLWKGKLKNYKHALVMTLGVGIGGSLIVNGNLYTGNGGAGEIGHMTIKENGNRCRCGSYGCLEAEASFESLVNKIYTKSENTLLKEYYKTFKNTELSEIDFIRLALKEDPQVSHEVFNEYSKLIGTAIKNLINIFTPEYFLIGGEALEFSDYFLENSINYARENAFGTLGERVIYDVDNLGPKAWMLGGVYQVIQEEMFYINV from the coding sequence TTGGCTTTAGTAGGTAGCAGAGAATTAATTAGGGATATAAATGAAAAAACCATATTAAAGGAAATCTTTTTAGAAAAAAAAATTGACAGAGCTTCACTAGCAAGAAAAACAAGTTTGAGTGGTGGAACAGTCACAAAGATTACCTCTGATTTACTAAAGAAGGGTTTGATCAGGGTAGTTGGGGAAAGCAATTCGACCGGAGGAAGAAAACCCATTCTATTATGCATTAACCCAGATTTCGGAAATATTTTAGGTGTGAAGATAGGTTTGGGATATCTTCAACTGATAATCACTGATCTAACTGGAAATATCTTATCTCAGGAACGAACAGAGTTTGGAGAAGAGTTTGACCCCCATAAAATTTCCTGTCTGATTAAAGAATACGTTGAACAAAAAAGCAAAAATAATTTAGTCGGAGCTTCTGTAGCTGTTTCAGGTACAATCGATTCAACAAAAGGTGTTGTTCTAGATTCTTTTATTTTAAATTGGAAAAACGTTGAACTTGGCAAAATCTTAAAAAATATCTTAAAGGTACCTGTTTACATAATAAACGATGTTGATTCTTTCACACTTGCTCACTTATGGAAAGGAAAATTAAAAAATTATAAACATGCGTTAGTTATGACTCTTGGGGTTGGCATAGGGGGTTCACTTATTGTAAATGGAAATCTTTACACTGGAAACGGCGGCGCCGGAGAAATTGGACACATGACTATAAAAGAGAATGGAAATAGATGTAGGTGTGGTAGCTATGGATGCTTAGAAGCAGAAGCTAGCTTTGAATCTTTGGTTAATAAGATCTACACAAAAAGTGAAAACACTCTTCTCAAAGAATATTATAAAACGTTTAAAAATACGGAGTTATCAGAAATTGACTTTATAAGATTAGCTTTAAAAGAAGATCCTCAAGTATCACACGAGGTTTTCAACGAATATTCAAAATTAATAGGAACAGCCATAAAAAATTTAATCAATATTTTTACTCCTGAATACTTTTTGATAGGTGGAGAAGCCTTAGAGTTTTCAGATTATTTCTTAGAAAACTCTATAAACTATGCAAGAGAAAATGCCTTCGGAACTTTAGGTGAAAGGGTGATTTACGATGTTGATAACTTAGGACCAAAAGCATGGATGTTGGGTGGTGTGTATCAAGTAATTCAAGAGGAGATGTTTTATATCAATGTTTGA